The following coding sequences lie in one Ostrea edulis chromosome 8, xbOstEdul1.1, whole genome shotgun sequence genomic window:
- the LOC125676398 gene encoding uncharacterized protein LOC125676398, translated as MVEDTRTSSYLNSQGITWTFNSPHSSHMGGVLERIIGVSRRMLDSLLSDTPGNSLTRKVLVTFMCEVMAIVNARSLVPVSNDPDNPLVLSPSVMVTQMTKSYAQTFNQINQSDVYKAQWTRVQTLTETFWKRWSREFLQTLQKQGNRLSKSTERRCHSNERQ; from the coding sequence ATGGTGGAAGATACCAGGACCTCGTCATACCTAAATTCCCAAGGAATCACCTGGACGTTTAATTCTCCCCATTCCTCACACATGGGAGGAGTGTTGGAGAGGATAATAGGAGTCTCCAGAAGAATGTTAGATTCTCTGCTTTCTGATACTCCTGGCAATTCATTGACTCGCAAAGTTCTTGTAACGTTCATGTGTGAAGTTATGGCTATCGTGAACGCCAGATCGTTGGTACCTGTTTCTAATGACCCGGATAACCCTCTTGTCCTCAGTCCATCAGTCATGGTGACGCAGATGACCAAATCATATGCTCAGACATTCAACCAGATCAATCAATCGGATGTGTATAAAGCTCAATGGACAAGAGTGCAGACTTTGACTGAAACATTCTGGAAACGTTGGTCTAGAGAATTCCTTCAGACTCTACAGAAGCAAGGAAACAGACTTTCAAAATCTACAGAACGGAGATGTCATTCTAATGAAAGACAGTAA